In Solanum stenotomum isolate F172 chromosome 6, ASM1918654v1, whole genome shotgun sequence, one DNA window encodes the following:
- the LOC125867535 gene encoding phenylalanine--tRNA ligase, chloroplastic/mitochondrial encodes MALSLAKSTLFSNPTSYFPKNGIRSFGFLVPFSSFSTSSPFLAVDGVHGHKKRQSSVVASALDLGGVKISKDEIVRDDPTNNIPDTIFAKLGMQLHRRNQHPLGILKNAIYDYFDTNYPDKFDKFDDLCPIVSVRQNFDEVLVPADHVSRSYNDTYYVDSQTVLRCHTSAHQAELLRNGHTHFLVTGDVYRRDSIDSTHYPVFHQMEGVRVFAPNDWEGSGTDATSHAAEDLKKCLEGLARHLFGGVEMRWVDTYFPFTNPSFELEIYFQDQWMEVLGCGVTEQEILKRSGKTDNVAWAFGLGLERLAMVLFDIPDIRLFWSTDERFTSQFSSGRLGLKFKTFSKYPPCYKDMSFWISDSFTENNLCEVVRGIAGDLAEEVKLIDNFTNKKGMTSHCYRIAYRSMERSLTDEEINDLQWKVREQVENKLKVVLR; translated from the exons ATGGCTCTTTCATTAGCTAAATCCACTTTGTTCTCTAATCCCACTTCATATTTTCCCAAGAATGGCATTCGAAGCTTTGGATTTCTTGttcctttctcctctttctctACTTCTTCTCCGTTTCTTGCAGTAGATGGAGTCCATGGTCACAAGAAGAGGCAATCATCAGTGGTAGCCTCTGCTCTCGATCTTGGTGGAGTCAAGATTTCAAAAGATG AAATAGTAAGGGATGACCCCACAAACAATATTCCAGATACAATATTTGCAAAGCTTGGAATGCAGCTTCATAGGAGGAACCAACATCCACTTGGTATCCTTAAGAATGCGATCTATGATTATTTTGACACAAACTATCCAGATAAGTTTGACAAGTTTGATGATTTGTGCCCAATAGTTTCTGTTAGACAG AACTTTGATGAAGTCTTGGTACCTGCTGATCACGTTAGCAGGAGTTACAATGACACATATTATGTGGATTCTCAAACTGTCCTAAGGTGCCACACAAGTGCACATCAAGCTGAGCTACTGAGGAATGGACACACCCATTTTCTTGTTACTGGAGATGTGTACCGTAGAGATTCCATCGACTCAACTCACTATCCTGTATTCCATCAG ATGGAGGGTGTACGGGTCTTTGCTCCAAATGATTGGGAGGGTTCAGGTACTGATGCAACGTCACATGCTGCGGAAGATCTGAAGAAATGTCTTGAGGGTTTGGCACGACATCTATTTG GTGGGGTGGAAATGCGCTGGGTTGACACTTATTTCCCCTTTACTAATCCGTCATTTGAACTGGAGATATATTTTCAG GATCAATGGATGGAAGTTTTGGGTTGTGGAGTGACAGAAcaagaaatattgaaaagaagCGGTAAAACAGACAATGTTGCTTGGGCATTTGGGCTTGGATTGGAGCGCTTGGCTATGGTTTTATTTGATATTCCAGATATTCGACTGTTCTGGTCAACTGATGAGCGGTTCACTTCTCAA TTTTCTAGCGGCCGGCTCGGGTTGAAGTTTAAGACATTTTCCAAG TATCCACCTTGTTATAAAGATATGAGTTTCTGGATCAGTGATTCATTTACCGAGAACAATCTCTGTGAAGTTGTTAGAGGTATTGCTGGAGACCTTGCCGAGGAG GTGAAACTGATCGACAACTTCACCAATAAGAAAGGAATGACAAGTCATTGCTATCGGATAGCTTATCGGTCCATGGAACGTTCACTTACAGACGAGGAAATAAACGATTTGCAG TGGAAAGTGAGAGAACAGGTGGAAAACAAGTTAAAGGTTGTCCTAAGATGA
- the LOC125867386 gene encoding calreticulin-3-like translates to MALSKNEKRKSLLLVFSLESFLLVLLLFSIITSSLSEIFFEEQFDDDWQSRWVKSDWKRSEGKAGSFKHTAGKWAGDPDDKGIQTSSDAKHFAISAKIPEFSNKNRTLVVQYSIKLEQDIECGGGYIKLLSGYVNQKKFGGDTPYSMMFGPDICGTQTKKLHVILSYQGQNYPIKKDLQCETDKLTHFYTFILRPDASYSIWIDGRERDSGSMYTDWDIFPPRKIKDVNAKKPADWDDREYIEDPNEVQPEGYESIPREIPNPKAKKPDHWDDEEDGIWRPPKIPNPAYKGPWKRKKVKNPNYKGKWKTPWIDNPEFEDDPDLYVLRPIKHVGIEVWQVKAGSLFDNILICDEPDYAKKVIEEVFANREAEKEAFEEAEKVRKAKEEEEAQRAREEGERRRRERDRDRGRDRHRDRNKRRYRRDYDDDYHDEL, encoded by the exons ATGGCTCTTTCCaagaatgaaaaaagaaaaagtctaCTACTAGTCTTCTCACTTGAATCATTTCTACTAGTTTTGTTACTGTTTTCAATTATTACATCTTCATTATCTGAGATCTTCTTTGAAGAACAATTTGATG ATGATTGGCAGAGCAGATGGGTGAAGTCTGACTGGAAAAGGAGTGAAGGGAAAGCAGGCTCCTTTAAGCATACAGCTGGGAAATGGGCTGGTGATCCTGATGATAAAG GTATTCAGACGTCAAGTGATGCCAAACATTTCGCCATCTCTGCTAAGATACCAGAATTTAGTAACAAGAATAGAACATTGGTTGTACAGTACTCTATAAAGCTTGAGCAAGACATTGAATGTGGTGGAGGTTACATAAAGCTTCTCTCTGGATATGTCAACCAGAAGAAATTCGGGGGAGACACTCCTTACAG TATGATGTTTGGACCGGATATCTGTGGTACACAGACTAAGAAACTTCATGTTATACTTTCCTACCAAGGCCAGAATTATCCAATCAAAAAGGATCTACAATGTGAAACAGACAAATTAACCCATTTCTACACATTCATTCTTAGACCTGATGCATCGTACAGCATCTGGATTGATGGCAGAGAAAGGGATTCTGGAAGCATGTATACAGACTGGGATATCTTTCCTCCTCGAAAAATTAAAGATGTAAATGCGAAAAAG CCTGCAGATTGGGATGATAGAGAATATATAGAGGATCCAAATGAGGTTCAACCAGAG GGATATGAATCTATTCCAAGAGAGATCCCTAACCCAAAAGCTAAAAAG CCTGATCACTGGGATGATGAAGAGGATGGCATCTGGAGACCACCAAAAATTCCTAATCCAGCATATAAGGGTCCATGGAAACGAAAG AAAGTAAAGAACCCTAACTATAAAGGTAAATGGAAGACCCCTTGGATCGACAATCCAG AATTTGAAGATGATCCTGATCTCTATGTGCTGAGGCCTATCAAACATGTTGGAATCGAAGTTTGGCAG GTCAAAGCAGGTTCTCTATTTGACAACATACTGATATGCGATGAACCCGATTATGCAAAGAAAGTGATTGAGGAAGTCTTTGCTAATAGGGAG GCTGAAAAGGAGGCTTTTGAGGAGGCAGAGAAAGTGAGAAAAGCAAAAGAGGAAGAG GAAGCCCAAAGAGCAAGAGAAGAAGGTGAAAGGAGGAGAAGAGAAAGAGATAGAGATAGGGGTAGGGACAGGCACAGAGATAGAAACAAGAGG CGCTATCGCCGTGATTATGATGATGACTATCAT GATGAACTTTGA
- the LOC125867097 gene encoding aspartate--tRNA ligase 2, cytoplasmic, producing MESEKPQNPSPMEPQEEGSNKISKKEAAKLERQRRRQEAAAAAAATAVSTVSIEESDPLSGNYGDVELNDLQSKAVTGRKWTEVGSVTPEMKDQVVLIRGRVQTIRPVGKKIAFVVVRERGFTVQCVLTVKPELVSSQMVKYATSLSKESIVDVEGVVTIPEKPITGATQQQVEVQISKLYGVNRAVPTLPINIEDAARSEVEIEQALEKGEQLVRVNQDTRLNFRILDMRTPANQGIFRIQCQVENIFRQFLLSEGFVGIHTPKLIGGSSEGGSAVFRLDYKGQPACLAQSPQLHKQMAICGDFGRVFEVGPVFRAEDSFTHRHLCEFTGLDVEMEIKEHYSEVMDVVDRLFVAMFDSLNEKCKKELEAIGRQYPFEPLKYLRKTLRLTFAEGIQMLKEAGVEVDPLGDLNTESERKLGQLVTDKYGTEFYILHKYPQAVRPFYTMPCHDNPSYSNSFDVFIRGEEIISGAQRVHVPEFLEKRAGECGIDVKTISTYIDSFRYGAPPHGGFGVGLERVVMLFCALNNIRKTSLFPRDPQRLAP from the exons atggaatcgGAAAAACCCCAAAATCCATCTCCAATGGAACCACAAGAAGAAGGAAGCAACAAAATCTCCAAAAAAGAAGCCGCCAAGCTGGAGCGCCAGCGCCGCCGTCAAGAGGCAGCCGCCGCCGCAGCCGCCACTGCTGTCTCCACCGTCTCCATTGAAGAATCTGATCCACTTTCCGGAAACTACGGTGACGTAGAGCTGAACGATCTGCAATCTAAGGCTGTGACGGGTCGCAAGTGGACTGAAGTTGGGTCCGTCACGCCAGAAATGAAGGACCAGGTTGTCTTGATTCGGGGGAGAGTACAGACGATTCGTCCCGTCGGGAAAAAGATAGCTTTTGTGGTTGTGAGGGAACGAGGATTTACGGTGCAGTGTGTATTGACTGTGAAGCCTGAATTGGTTAGTTCACAAATGGTGAAATATGCTACTAGTTTAAGCAAAGAGTCCATTGTTGATGTTGAAGGTGTCGTTACAATACCAGAGAAGCCAATTACTGGTGCCACTCAACAACAG GTGGAAGTTCAAATAAGCAAACTTTATGGTGTCAACAGGGCTGTGCCCACTCTACCGATTAATATTGAGGACGCTGCTAGAAGCGAGGTGGAGATAGAACAAGCCTTAGAG AAAGGAGAGCAGCTTGTTCGTGTAAATCAGGATACTCGCTTAAACTTCAGAATACTAGACATGCGCACACCTGCAAATCAAGGAATCTTCCGCATTCAATGTCAAGTTGAAAAT ATATTCAGGCAGTTTTTGCTCTCTGAAGGGTTTGTAGGAATCCACACTCCAAAATTGATTGGAGGGTCTAGTGAAGGAGGTTCAGCTGTTTTCAGATTAGATTATAAAGGTCAACCTGCATGTCTGGCGCAGTCACCTCAACTTCACAAACAAATGGCAATATGTGGTGATTTTGGCCGTGTATTTGAAGTAGGCCCTGTCTTTAGGGCAGAAGATTCTTTTACACATAGACATCTGTGTGAGTTTACAGGTCTTGATGTTGAAATGGAGATCAAGGAACATTATTCAGAG GTCATGGATGTTGTTGACCGCTTATTTGTGGCCATGTTTGATAGCTTGAATGAGAAATGCAAAAAGGAACTTGAAGCCATTGGAAGGCAATACCCTTTTGAACCTCTGAAG TATTTGCGAAAGACCTTACGACTTACATTTGCAGAGGGGATTCAAATGCTAAAG GAAGCTGGTGTTGAAGTTGATCCTCTTGGGGACCTAAATACAGAATCAGAAAGAAAGCTTGGGCAGCTTGTTACGGACAA gTATGGAACTGAATTCTATATACTTCACAAGTACCCACAGGCTGTTCGTCCATTCTATACCATGCCTTGTCATGACAATCCATCTTACAGCAATTCTTTTGATGTCTTTATCAGAG GGGAGGAAATTATCTCAGGAGCTCAGCGTGTCCATGTTCCTGAATTCTTGGAAAAACGTGCCGGAGAGTGTGGAATTGATGTGAAGACAATATCAACATACATCGATTCTTTCCG GTATGGTGCACCTCCCCATGGTGGATTTGGAGTCGGATTGGAGCGTGTGGTGATGCTTTTCTGTGCTCTCAATAACATTCGCAAGACATCACTTTTCCCTCGCGACCCACAAAGGCTTGCCCCATGA
- the LOC125869138 gene encoding acyl carrier protein 2, mitochondrial-like, whose amino-acid sequence MAAKNALLKYLRVESRLPQQLQLQNHRFIGTPFAHLLKRHFSEEVRGSFLDKSEVTDRVIDCVKNFPKLDPSKVTPNAHFQNDLGLDSLDTVEIVMALEEEFAFEIPDNEADKISSIDLAVAFIASHPQAK is encoded by the exons ATGGCGGCCAAAAACGCATTGTTGAAGTACCTTAGAGTAGAATCTCGTCTTCCACAACAACTACAATTGCAAAATCATAGATTTATTGGAACCCCATTTGCCCATTTGCTCAAACGTCACTTCTCAGAGGAAGTTAGGGGGTCATTTCTTGATAAGTCTGAAGTGACAGATCGTGTTATTGATTGTGTCAAGAACTTCCCAAAACTCGACCCATCAAag GTTACTCCAAATGCCCACTTCCAGAATGATCTTGGTTTAGATAGTTTAGACACTGTGGAAATTGTTATGGCCCTTGAAGAAGAGTTTGCGTTCGAGATTCCTGACAATGAAGCTGATAAGATTAGCTCCATTGATCTAGCTGTTGCTTTCATTGCATCTCACCCCCAGGCTAAATAA